A genomic stretch from uncultured Pseudodesulfovibrio sp. includes:
- a CDS encoding site-2 protease family protein has translation MFDITTQDLQLYLIMAPGLLIALVCHEVAHGFVAYLLGDPTAKSQGRLTLNPLKHLDPIGTLAFFFVQFGWARPVPVNARYFRNPRQGMMLTAMAGPCTNFLLAAIFALTFHAMVAFDIDGRSAFYAVAYYGVFVNLILGAFNLLPIPPLDGSNVVAYFLPPQAAYKFMSLSRYGFILLIGIILLGRFTGFSLVGEIILPLVHTMAGLLGIPM, from the coding sequence ATGTTCGATATTACCACACAGGACCTCCAACTGTATCTCATCATGGCTCCCGGTCTGCTTATCGCCCTGGTCTGTCACGAAGTCGCCCACGGCTTTGTGGCCTATCTGCTCGGCGATCCCACGGCCAAATCCCAGGGGAGGCTGACGCTCAACCCGCTCAAGCACCTGGACCCCATCGGCACACTGGCCTTTTTCTTTGTCCAGTTCGGCTGGGCAAGGCCCGTTCCGGTTAACGCACGATATTTCAGGAACCCACGTCAGGGCATGATGCTCACGGCCATGGCCGGACCATGCACGAACTTTTTGCTGGCTGCGATTTTTGCGCTGACATTTCACGCCATGGTCGCCTTCGACATCGACGGGCGAAGCGCGTTCTATGCCGTGGCCTACTACGGCGTGTTCGTAAACCTCATTCTGGGCGCATTCAACCTTTTGCCTATTCCGCCTCTGGACGGCAGCAACGTTGTCGCGTACTTTCTACCGCCGCAGGCAGCCTACAAGTTCATGTCTTTAAGCCGCTACGGATTTATTCTTCTCATCGGCATCATCCTGTTGGGACGCTTCACCGGTTTTTCACTGGTTGGCGAAATCATCCTGCCCCTGGTGCATACAATGGCCGGACTGCTCGGCATCCCCATGTAA
- a CDS encoding response regulator, translating into MSQPKILVVDDEKHIRMLYREELEADGYTVATSDGEEDILDVMERETPTIVILDIKLGVSRSGLDLLQEIRTKDLQIPVILSTAYDSFQHDLKSIAADYYVVKSVDLSELKDKVRMALNKAGM; encoded by the coding sequence ATGAGCCAACCGAAGATTCTCGTTGTTGATGATGAAAAACATATCCGTATGCTTTACAGGGAAGAACTGGAAGCTGATGGATACACAGTTGCCACCTCAGACGGCGAAGAGGACATCCTCGACGTGATGGAACGAGAAACCCCGACCATCGTCATTCTGGATATCAAACTTGGTGTCAGCCGCTCCGGCCTTGACCTCTTGCAGGAAATTAGGACCAAAGACTTGCAAATTCCGGTCATCCTTTCCACGGCATATGACTCTTTTCAACATGACCTTAAATCGATTGCTGCTGATTACTATGTGGTCAAATCCGTGGACCTTTCTGAACTGAAAGACAAAGTCCGCATGGCCCTCAATAAAGCCGGAATGTAA